In Streptomyces sp. HUAS ZL42, the DNA window CCACGATTACGGGACAGAGCTGTTGGGCGGACAGGCCTGTTCGACGAGGGACTACGGATGTCGGATGTATTGACGCCGCCCACTTCCCTCACTTACTGTCAGCCGACTTTACGAACACCGTTCGATATATCGCACACCTGGCTGGTCGGACACCGAGTTGGGTACGGCGCTTCCCTGCGCAACGCGGGGAGGGAACGCCGCCGGGCGACCCACAGCCCGTCTCACCGCGCCGCCCCCAACGCGCGCTCCGATCGCCAACCGTTCGTCCGGCCCGCACCACGACCGCTCCACCCGGGCGACAGCCGTGACTCAGCCGCACACGGCAGGCGCACCGTTGCCCGGATCCGCCCCCTTCCAGATCGTGCAGTAACCGGTCCAGCCCTGCCCCCACCGAGACCGAGCTTCACCCGCCATCTCGCTTTCCCCCTTCGCGACGGTGGCAGCTGCACCCGACAGGAGATCCGATGTCTGTGCTCCGCGCCCGGCTGACGGTGATGTTGCTCGCCGTCTGCCTCCTCTTCACGGGCCAAGCCCTCACCACAGCCCAGCGGGCGGCCGCCGCCGACCCCGGCTACCTGATGGTGCACTTCACCGGCGACTCCGCGACCGGTCAGATGCTGTACCTCGCGCACAGCACGGACGGCCTGCACTGGAGTGACCTCAACGGCGGAGCGCCGGTCCTGAACTCCAAGATCGGCACGAAGGGGGTGCGCGACCCCGCACTGGTGCGCTCTCCCGACGGCAGCAAGTACTGGATCATCGCGACCGATCTGTGCGTCCGATGCGGCTCGACGTACACCAACGGCAGCCCCAACTTCGTGGTGTGGGAGTCGACCGACCTGGTGACCTGGTCGAAGCCGTGGCTGCTCGGCGCCGCCGGACTGATCCCCGGCGGAAAGAACGCGTGGGCGCCGGAGGCGATCTTCAACCCCGAGACCAACGACTACGTCCTGTACTGGGCGACGAACGCCTCGGTGAACGGCATCTTCAAATACCGCATCTACGCCGCCCGCACCAAGGACTTCCGCACCATCACCACCCCGCAGATCTGGATCGACCCGCCCGGCAGCACCCCGGTCGTCGACACCCAGATGACCGAGGTGCCCGCAGGCACCGGCCCCTACCGCTACCTGCGGGTCTCCGGCGACGGCCAGAACAACGTCGAGGGCAGCAACTCGATCCTCGGGACGTGGACCAACCTCGGCAACCTCTCCAGCATCGGCCTCACCGGCAACGTGGTCGAAGGCCCGGTCTGGATGAAGTTCAGGGACCGCGACGAGTGGGCCCTCTACATCGACTACAACAACCCCCAAGGCGTACGCGAGTACAGGCCGATCCTGACGACCAACCCGTTCGACGTCAGCACCTACCGGCCGCAGGATGCGACCAGCTACGACATGGGCGGCACCCCCAAGCGCCACGGCGCGATCATGACCCTCACGGCCGCCGAGGAGAGCCGCGTGCTCGCCCGCTGGCCCAACACCCCGGCGCAGCGGCTCCAGTCGTTCAACTTCCAGGACCGGTACGTGCGCCACATCGACTTCGACGTGCGCATCGACCCGAACGTCAGCCCCGTCGAGGACTCCCAGTTCCGGATCAGGCCCGGCCTGGCGGGCACCGGCACCGTCTCCTTCGAGTCGGTGAACTACCCCGGCTACTTCCTGCGCCACGCCAGGTACGACTTCCAGCTCGCCCTCTACGACGGCAGCAGCCAGTTCGCCGCGGACGCCACCTTCCGGAAGGCCGACGGCCTCGCCGACGCCACCTGGTCGTCGTTCCAGTCGTACAACTTCCCCGACCGCTACATCCGCCACTACGCCTACCAGCTGCGCCTCGACCCGATCACCACCGCGACAGCCCGCAGTGACGCCACCTTCCGTGTGACCAACTGACCCGCACCGACAGGGGTGCCGGCGCCTGTGACACCACCTCACTGTGGCGCCAGGACACCAGCCGGCTCGCCGCCGCCCCTCGGAGCTGACAAGCACCCCGCCCCGAATCCGGTGCCGAAAACGGCCGAAGCCGCACCGGCACGGAGGTGTCAACGCAACCCGCGCCGTCCGCACAGCCGGGCACCGGGGGTTCGTCGACGCTCACATCACACCACACCTGGTGAAGGAGTTCTTCATGATCAAGCCATCGTGGTCACGCAGCGTCAGACGCGCGCTGCTCGCGGCGGGTGCCACCGCCGCGCTCGCCGCCGGCCTGCTCACCGCCACGGCCACCACCTCGCAGGCCGCCACCCAGGGGCCGTGCGACATCTACGCCGCCGGCGGCACCCCCTGCGTTGCGGCGCACAGCACCACCCGCGCCCTGTACGGAGCGTACAACGGCCCGCTGTACCAGGTCAGGCGCGCCTCCGACAACGCGACCAAGGACATCGGCCTGCTGAGCGCCGGCGGATACGCCGACGCCGCCGCGCAGGATTCCTTCTGCGCCGGCACCAGCTGCATCATCACCGTCATCTACGACCAGTCCCCCAAGGGCAACAACCTCACCCAGGCACCCGGGGGCGGAGCGGCTGGCGGGCCGGACAACCTCGCCAACGCATTCGAGGCGCCCGTCACCGTCGGCGGACACAAGGCCTACGGCGTCTACGTCGCCCCCGGCACCGGCTACCGGAACAACAACACCAACGGCATCGCCACCGGCGACCAGCCCGAGGGCATGTACGCGATCTTCAACGGCAAGCACTTCAACGGCGGCTGCTGCTTCGACTACGGCAACGCCGAGACCAAC includes these proteins:
- a CDS encoding glycoside hydrolase family 43 protein; translated protein: MSVLRARLTVMLLAVCLLFTGQALTTAQRAAAADPGYLMVHFTGDSATGQMLYLAHSTDGLHWSDLNGGAPVLNSKIGTKGVRDPALVRSPDGSKYWIIATDLCVRCGSTYTNGSPNFVVWESTDLVTWSKPWLLGAAGLIPGGKNAWAPEAIFNPETNDYVLYWATNASVNGIFKYRIYAARTKDFRTITTPQIWIDPPGSTPVVDTQMTEVPAGTGPYRYLRVSGDGQNNVEGSNSILGTWTNLGNLSSIGLTGNVVEGPVWMKFRDRDEWALYIDYNNPQGVREYRPILTTNPFDVSTYRPQDATSYDMGGTPKRHGAIMTLTAAEESRVLARWPNTPAQRLQSFNFQDRYVRHIDFDVRIDPNVSPVEDSQFRIRPGLAGTGTVSFESVNYPGYFLRHARYDFQLALYDGSSQFAADATFRKADGLADATWSSFQSYNFPDRYIRHYAYQLRLDPITTATARSDATFRVTN